One window of Psychrobacillus sp. FSL H8-0483 genomic DNA carries:
- a CDS encoding ABC transporter ATP-binding protein: MNSTIVLHQVSKSFGNKNVLNDISISVGSGQIFGLIGPSGSGKTTLVKIIVGMDLPSSGQVHVLNTQVPNLNLLQKIGYMAQADALYNDLSGLENLTFFASLYKLNKDVQKKRIAYAANLVNLTPHLTKKVQNYSGGMKRRLSLAIALIHDPQILILDEPTVGIDPELRKSIWAEITRLKEEGKTILITTHVMDEAEKCDQLAMVRDGEIISSGSPFELKNNYQINSLEEVFLKAGGEKDENNRIS, translated from the coding sequence ATGAACTCAACCATTGTATTGCATCAAGTAAGTAAAAGTTTCGGAAATAAAAATGTGTTAAATGACATTAGTATTTCAGTAGGTTCTGGTCAAATATTCGGCTTAATCGGACCATCTGGTTCTGGTAAAACAACATTGGTGAAAATTATCGTAGGAATGGATCTACCTTCCAGCGGTCAAGTTCACGTACTAAATACTCAAGTTCCGAATTTGAATCTGTTACAAAAAATTGGGTACATGGCGCAGGCAGATGCTTTATACAATGACTTATCTGGACTAGAAAATCTTACTTTTTTTGCTTCCCTCTATAAATTAAACAAAGATGTGCAAAAAAAGCGAATTGCATATGCTGCTAATTTAGTTAATTTGACTCCTCATTTAACAAAAAAAGTTCAGAATTATTCAGGTGGAATGAAGAGAAGGTTATCTCTAGCAATTGCATTAATTCACGATCCACAAATATTAATATTAGATGAACCGACTGTTGGGATCGATCCTGAGCTTAGAAAGTCTATTTGGGCAGAGATTACTCGCCTTAAAGAGGAAGGTAAAACCATTTTAATTACAACCCATGTGATGGACGAAGCAGAAAAATGTGATCAACTTGCTATGGTTAGAGATGGAGAAATAATATCAAGTGGATCTCCGTTCGAATTGAAAAACAATTACCAAATTAATAGTTTAGAAGAGGTATTTTTAAAAGCTGGAGGTGAGAAAGATGAGAACAATCGCATTAGTTAA
- a CDS encoding ABC transporter permease — MRTIALVKRICIQMVRDKRTLALMMVAPLVILTLLHYLLSADTSSPRLGVNGIEEELVEQLNDKEIEVIQYDQLKNTNQVMKHDHLDGFLQIEGEEIHLTLTNDQPSTSKVLQTKVLQAISFESAKEQANNLSKFLQDIQSNLSNIPVNLGNTKTPDMHTSYIYGSSETTFFDQLSPILVGFFVFFFVFLISGIGLLRERTTGTLDRLMATPILRRDIVFGYLIGYGLFAIIQTLIVVFYAVKVLDIMLVGSLWNVVLINLSLALVALLLGILLSAFANSEFQMMQFIPIAIIPQVFFAGILPIEGMPEWMQMIAKCMPMYYGGNALVDVMYKGLGLDSIKNDLFVLLGFALVFIVLNIVALKKYRKI, encoded by the coding sequence ATGAGAACAATCGCATTAGTTAAACGAATTTGTATCCAAATGGTAAGAGATAAACGAACACTCGCTTTAATGATGGTTGCACCACTAGTCATTTTAACTCTATTGCATTACTTACTTTCTGCTGATACCTCCTCTCCTAGACTAGGGGTAAATGGGATTGAAGAGGAGTTAGTGGAACAATTAAATGACAAAGAAATTGAAGTTATCCAGTATGATCAACTAAAAAATACAAATCAAGTCATGAAGCATGATCACTTAGATGGGTTTCTTCAAATAGAGGGAGAAGAAATCCATCTAACACTTACAAATGATCAACCTTCTACATCCAAGGTTTTACAAACAAAAGTGTTACAGGCCATCTCCTTCGAAAGTGCAAAGGAACAAGCAAATAACTTGTCCAAATTTCTTCAAGATATTCAAAGTAACCTTTCAAACATACCAGTAAATTTGGGCAACACGAAAACACCAGATATGCATACTTCGTATATTTATGGAAGTAGTGAAACAACGTTTTTTGATCAGTTAAGTCCTATTTTAGTCGGTTTCTTTGTCTTCTTCTTTGTCTTTCTCATCTCTGGAATTGGATTATTACGAGAACGTACTACGGGCACGTTAGATCGATTAATGGCAACACCTATTCTAAGGAGAGATATTGTTTTTGGTTATTTAATCGGTTACGGACTATTTGCTATTATTCAAACACTTATCGTTGTTTTTTATGCAGTGAAGGTTTTAGATATTATGCTTGTCGGTTCTCTATGGAATGTTGTCTTGATTAATTTATCGCTAGCGCTTGTTGCCTTGTTACTTGGTATTTTATTATCCGCCTTTGCAAATTCAGAATTCCAGATGATGCAGTTTATACCGATCGCAATCATTCCTCAAGTCTTTTTTGCTGGTATTCTTCCAATAGAAGGAATGCCAGAATGGATGCAAATGATTGCTAAATGTATGCCCATGTACTATGGTGGAAATGCGTTAGTAGACGTTATGTATAAAGGATTAGGGTTAGATAGTATTAAAAATGACCTATTTGTATTGTTAGGATTCGCACTCGTTTTTATCGTGTTAAATATAGTTGCTTTAAAGAAGTATCGAAAAATCTAA
- a CDS encoding TetR/AcrR family transcriptional regulator, whose product MSEEEILLQQLFEEEKLTDKQKKIILAAIESFSEKGYAATSTSEIAKKAGVAEGTIFRHYKTKKELLVSIVAPLMTTLIGPFIVKDFHKVLDQPYENAEDFLRATIENRREVIKKLLPVIKIMIQEIPFHPELKEQFLEQIAKKTFDRILIVIKDYQDKGQLIEMPSASMARLATTSILGYLISRYILFPDSQWDDELETERTVQFILHGIGKR is encoded by the coding sequence ATGTCCGAAGAAGAAATATTGTTACAACAACTATTTGAGGAAGAAAAATTAACTGATAAGCAAAAAAAGATTATCCTTGCTGCTATAGAATCATTTTCAGAAAAAGGGTATGCTGCTACCTCTACAAGTGAAATCGCTAAAAAAGCTGGGGTCGCTGAAGGCACCATTTTCCGACACTATAAAACGAAAAAAGAATTGCTCGTTTCCATTGTTGCTCCACTCATGACAACACTAATTGGTCCATTCATTGTAAAAGATTTTCACAAAGTACTAGATCAACCTTATGAAAATGCCGAAGACTTTTTAAGAGCAACGATTGAAAACCGAAGAGAGGTTATTAAAAAGCTTCTTCCCGTTATCAAAATAATGATTCAGGAAATCCCTTTTCATCCTGAATTGAAAGAGCAATTCCTAGAACAGATTGCGAAAAAAACATTCGATCGAATTTTGATTGTTATTAAAGATTATCAAGATAAAGGTCAATTAATTGAAATGCCTTCTGCAAGTATGGCTAGACTAGCCACCACCAGTATTCTTGGTTACTTAATTTCTCGTTACATCTTATTCCCAGATAGTCAATGGGATGATGAATTGGAGACAGAGCGTACCGTCCAGTTTATCCTACATGGAATAGGGAAAAGATAA
- a CDS encoding MFS transporter, with protein MRTYNEKVSIYHGMASTIALNFSNNFFPIFAITILGATNYQVGLISSLPPLIALLMTIPAAILLNRAEAQKKLVAMSVLLARLMFLLIVIVVYLPSPSLQAWAFLGIIAFISVPNTVATIGWQTLISGMVSESRRGQFFSDRNRLLTMVGLVSTLLIGILMKDASENVTAYQILFAIAFGFGLLEVLFLLKHEEDVVPVENKLVKKKSMDWSIFKDANYVWFLAAALFFNFAWQMAWGLFNIYNVRVAGATIFWISMFSVGSLLMQFLTFPLWKKWADKKSNMLVFIWAAVGMATTPFLTVLSTNLYYLTFIQTISGFFLSGTVLILFNLLLEQSPEQSRTYCITTYNVLLAFVAFIAPQIGIWLLDHLSMEIAMDISSVLRLLSAGGFLFVYLRSKKGLSLKSYSD; from the coding sequence ATGAGAACGTATAATGAAAAGGTTAGTATTTACCATGGCATGGCATCTACTATTGCACTTAACTTTTCGAATAATTTTTTTCCAATTTTCGCGATTACAATATTAGGCGCAACCAATTATCAAGTGGGGTTAATTAGTTCATTACCTCCTTTGATTGCTTTGTTAATGACAATACCAGCAGCTATACTACTAAATCGGGCGGAAGCGCAAAAGAAACTAGTTGCGATGTCTGTTTTACTTGCTCGACTCATGTTTTTGTTGATTGTGATCGTAGTTTATTTACCCTCACCTTCGCTACAAGCTTGGGCATTTTTAGGTATTATTGCATTCATTAGTGTTCCGAACACGGTAGCCACTATTGGATGGCAAACTTTAATTAGTGGAATGGTCAGTGAATCTAGAAGAGGGCAATTCTTCAGTGATCGAAATCGTCTACTAACGATGGTTGGGCTTGTATCGACATTACTTATTGGTATCTTAATGAAAGATGCCTCTGAAAACGTTACTGCGTATCAAATTCTTTTTGCAATAGCTTTTGGTTTTGGATTATTAGAGGTTTTATTCTTATTGAAGCATGAAGAGGATGTCGTGCCAGTAGAGAATAAACTAGTGAAAAAAAAATCCATGGACTGGAGCATTTTTAAAGATGCCAACTATGTTTGGTTTTTAGCTGCTGCGTTATTTTTTAATTTTGCGTGGCAAATGGCATGGGGGTTATTCAATATTTATAATGTACGGGTAGCAGGGGCAACAATCTTTTGGATTAGTATGTTTTCGGTTGGTAGTCTGCTTATGCAGTTTTTAACGTTTCCTTTATGGAAGAAGTGGGCGGATAAAAAGTCCAATATGCTTGTTTTTATATGGGCGGCAGTTGGAATGGCTACAACACCTTTTTTAACTGTGTTATCTACAAACTTATATTATTTAACATTTATCCAAACGATATCTGGATTTTTCTTGTCGGGTACTGTATTGATATTATTTAATTTATTATTGGAGCAATCACCGGAACAATCACGAACGTATTGTATTACGACCTATAATGTATTGCTTGCTTTTGTTGCATTCATCGCTCCACAAATAGGTATTTGGCTATTGGACCACTTAAGTATGGAAATAGCGATGGACATTAGCTCTGTATTACGACTTTTAAGTGCAGGTGGATTTCTTTTTGTATATCTACGATCAAAAAAGGGGCTGTCCCTAAAGTCATATAGTGACTGA
- a CDS encoding ABC transporter permease, with the protein MQAGEKKNNLQEQGIQFIFKYGAIVLLFIIILYFSSISNVFFTYGNFTDILRSISIVTLLALGVTFTLVVGGFDLSVGSTMSLSTVITASLMVWYEMPLWLVLILPILIGALVGLLNSFLIVVIGIPDLLATLSMMYIVAGFHRTYTEGYSIYNNMPLTAGGTAPGQLSDAFLWIGQGRMLGLPVPVWIMLVMVLLAYVVLHHTRWGRVLYMTGGNAEAATLSGVNIRKVKCAAYVISGIFASMAGILFTARVGSGQIDAGAPLLMEAVAAVFVGYSVLGAGKPNAIGTFFGAAVIGILLNGLTILNLPYYAFDIIKGMVLVSALAVTYVYAKKRFNQI; encoded by the coding sequence ATGCAAGCGGGGGAAAAGAAGAATAATTTACAAGAGCAAGGTATTCAATTTATTTTTAAATACGGGGCCATCGTTTTATTATTTATAATTATTTTATATTTTAGCTCCATCAGTAATGTTTTTTTTACATATGGAAATTTTACAGATATATTACGTTCCATTTCTATCGTTACTCTCTTAGCGTTAGGTGTGACTTTTACACTAGTAGTAGGGGGTTTTGATTTATCTGTAGGTTCAACCATGTCTCTATCTACGGTCATAACAGCTTCTCTAATGGTATGGTATGAAATGCCACTTTGGCTTGTGTTAATTTTACCAATATTAATTGGCGCGTTAGTCGGATTGCTCAACAGTTTTCTGATCGTCGTAATAGGAATTCCTGATCTACTCGCAACGTTAAGTATGATGTATATTGTTGCAGGTTTTCATCGCACGTACACAGAAGGCTATTCGATTTATAATAATATGCCTCTTACTGCCGGTGGAACTGCCCCAGGTCAATTGTCGGATGCATTCCTGTGGATTGGTCAAGGAAGAATGCTTGGATTACCAGTTCCGGTATGGATTATGCTTGTAATGGTGTTGCTCGCTTATGTTGTACTCCACCATACTCGTTGGGGACGTGTGCTATATATGACAGGAGGAAACGCGGAAGCCGCAACCTTGTCAGGAGTGAATATCCGAAAAGTGAAATGTGCGGCATACGTGATTTCGGGTATTTTTGCTTCTATGGCAGGTATATTATTTACTGCACGTGTTGGTTCTGGTCAAATTGACGCGGGTGCACCGCTTTTAATGGAAGCCGTAGCAGCTGTCTTTGTAGGATATTCCGTATTGGGAGCTGGAAAACCAAACGCTATTGGCACATTTTTTGGAGCAGCTGTTATTGGTATCTTACTAAATGGATTAACCATTTTAAACTTGCCGTATTATGCTTTTGATATTATTAAAGGAATGGTACTAGTTTCAGCACTTGCAGTTACGTATGTTTATGCTAAAAAACGATTCAACCAAATATAA
- a CDS encoding sugar ABC transporter ATP-binding protein — MANPFLSMNSIRKSFGNVVALESAEFHLAKGEVHALLGVNGAGKSTLIKILSGVYEQDEGEIWIDGENVRLRSPKAAKDQGIYCVYQEVDTAIVPELSVAENIMLDTIATSNRLFISTSKLYKEASHALKQLQVENIAVQQPAFKLTLAEKQLVLIARALVSSAKIIIFDEPTAPLSLHESDKLFSVINKLKTQGVSCIFISHRLPEVFEISDRITVMRDGRLVETFHTLDAEPEIIIEAMLGASFDQEQVTRNYTLGETILEVKGLSDGQKLKDLSFTVSEGEIVGIVGLVGAGKTELAKVLFGSSPQKKGSVMLSGKNLNVKHPEDAIRAGMALIPEERRKEGLFVHESLQTNTSFPNLKKFSGLLFMNKRAEKSFAKDIINRLQIKTDHTETPLVHLSGGNQQKVVIGKWMSRNSKVYLFDEPTKGVDIGAKKDIFKLIRDLAEDGKGCLYFSSEIQEVIGISDRILVMYNGQFVKEFSRADATQERILLYASGGKEE; from the coding sequence ATGGCAAATCCTTTTCTTTCAATGAATTCAATACGTAAATCATTTGGAAATGTGGTAGCACTAGAAAGCGCAGAATTTCATCTAGCAAAAGGCGAAGTGCATGCATTGCTCGGTGTAAATGGTGCGGGTAAAAGTACGCTTATAAAAATTTTATCAGGCGTGTACGAACAAGACGAAGGGGAGATTTGGATAGACGGTGAAAATGTTCGACTCCGATCACCAAAAGCGGCAAAAGACCAAGGGATTTATTGCGTTTATCAAGAAGTGGATACAGCAATTGTTCCTGAATTATCCGTTGCTGAAAATATTATGCTAGATACAATTGCTACTAGCAACCGTTTGTTCATCTCAACCTCGAAGTTGTACAAAGAGGCGAGCCATGCACTGAAGCAACTGCAAGTAGAAAACATTGCAGTACAACAACCAGCATTTAAACTTACTTTAGCTGAAAAACAATTAGTATTAATTGCAAGAGCCCTTGTTAGCTCAGCAAAAATAATCATTTTCGACGAACCAACTGCTCCTTTGTCACTTCATGAATCAGATAAGCTTTTTTCAGTAATTAACAAACTAAAAACGCAAGGTGTTAGTTGTATATTTATTTCACATCGACTTCCAGAAGTGTTTGAAATAAGTGACCGAATTACCGTAATGCGTGATGGAAGGCTAGTGGAAACTTTTCATACACTAGATGCAGAACCAGAAATTATTATAGAAGCAATGCTTGGTGCTTCTTTTGATCAGGAGCAGGTAACGCGAAATTATACATTAGGAGAAACAATACTCGAGGTAAAAGGATTATCAGATGGTCAAAAATTAAAGGATCTTTCGTTTACTGTTTCAGAAGGAGAAATTGTTGGTATTGTAGGACTCGTTGGTGCAGGGAAAACGGAGCTGGCCAAAGTGTTGTTTGGTTCAAGTCCACAAAAAAAGGGTAGTGTAATGCTTTCAGGTAAAAACCTAAACGTAAAACATCCCGAGGATGCAATACGTGCCGGCATGGCACTTATTCCAGAGGAACGCAGAAAAGAAGGCCTTTTTGTGCATGAGTCTTTACAAACGAATACTTCTTTTCCGAACTTAAAAAAATTTTCAGGCCTATTATTTATGAATAAAAGAGCTGAAAAAAGTTTTGCAAAGGATATCATTAATCGACTACAAATTAAAACAGATCACACAGAAACACCGCTTGTCCATTTAAGTGGGGGAAATCAACAAAAAGTAGTTATTGGAAAATGGATGTCACGTAATTCCAAAGTCTATTTATTTGATGAACCGACCAAAGGTGTTGATATCGGTGCAAAAAAGGACATTTTTAAGCTAATTCGTGACCTAGCAGAGGACGGGAAAGGTTGCCTATACTTTTCTAGCGAGATACAAGAAGTAATCGGTATTTCGGATCGTATTTTAGTTATGTATAATGGTCAATTCGTGAAGGAGTTTTCACGTGCAGATGCGACCCAAGAAAGGATTTTGCTGTATGCAAGCGGGGGAAAAGAAGAATAA
- a CDS encoding sugar ABC transporter substrate-binding protein: protein MKTKIHWILSVLLIIGVLLTGCQPKGETKEEAPASTKSEVSDNPLAGKKIALVMQQNLGTFSAQYIEGVKEQVEKFGGTVTVFTSEGDLAKMASNLDAAVNQGMDGILIDHGTKEALNQGVQNAVDKGIPVVAFDAGVEVEGITVLEQGDQKMAEMTLEKLAIDANGEANIVKIWVAGFAPMERRQIAYEQFLKENQGIKEIATFGAATQNTALDTQAQMEAILKQYPNKGEITAVWAAWDEFAKGAVRAIEQAGRTDIKVYSIDMSDEDLQMIQKENSPWAASAAVDPMDIGRIQVRYLYQKINGETPEERVVLEPVFVDAEKLPAETVTTNDLHEFIEGWGASEQGYTDALKELENQ from the coding sequence ATGAAAACAAAAATACATTGGATCTTATCGGTACTATTAATAATTGGTGTCTTATTAACAGGATGTCAACCAAAAGGAGAAACAAAGGAAGAAGCACCTGCTTCCACTAAATCGGAGGTTTCCGATAATCCATTAGCAGGTAAGAAAATTGCATTAGTTATGCAACAAAACCTCGGTACTTTCTCGGCTCAGTACATTGAAGGTGTAAAAGAACAAGTGGAGAAATTTGGTGGAACTGTCACGGTGTTTACTTCTGAAGGGGATCTAGCTAAAATGGCTTCCAACCTTGATGCAGCAGTAAACCAAGGTATGGATGGAATATTAATTGATCACGGAACAAAAGAAGCGCTTAACCAAGGAGTACAAAATGCTGTTGATAAAGGAATACCAGTAGTAGCTTTTGATGCAGGCGTGGAAGTGGAAGGGATAACAGTATTAGAGCAAGGCGATCAAAAGATGGCTGAAATGACTTTAGAAAAATTAGCAATTGATGCAAATGGAGAAGCTAACATAGTAAAAATATGGGTAGCAGGTTTTGCTCCAATGGAAAGAAGACAAATTGCGTATGAGCAATTTTTAAAAGAAAATCAAGGAATTAAGGAAATCGCAACTTTCGGTGCAGCTACACAAAATACAGCACTAGACACTCAAGCGCAAATGGAAGCAATTTTAAAACAATACCCAAATAAGGGGGAAATTACAGCTGTTTGGGCGGCTTGGGATGAATTTGCAAAAGGTGCAGTTCGTGCGATTGAACAAGCAGGTAGAACGGATATAAAAGTTTATAGTATTGATATGAGCGATGAAGATTTACAAATGATTCAAAAAGAAAATAGTCCATGGGCAGCTTCAGCTGCTGTAGATCCAATGGATATAGGGCGTATTCAAGTTCGCTATTTATATCAAAAAATAAATGGAGAGACTCCAGAGGAAAGAGTTGTCCTAGAACCAGTTTTTGTTGACGCAGAAAAACTTCCAGCAGAAACGGTGACAACAAATGACTTACATGAGTTTATCGAAGGCTGGGGTGCCAGCGAACAAGGTTACACAGATGCATTGAAAGAGTTAGAAAATCAATAA
- the mtnA gene encoding S-methyl-5-thioribose-1-phosphate isomerase, with protein MSIPLSIEWTNKKLRIINQQKLPLEVDYLTLETIEDVYDAIVTLKVRGAPAIGITAAYGLARAAQHYETNTLEEFYQHLEKDALYLGESRPTAVNLVWALDRLQRVAKDAATIQEAKELLLEEAIVIHKEDEASCRNIGEFALSLLENQTKVMTICNAGSIATAKYGTALAPFHLGSERGKRFEVFACETRPVFQGSRLTVWELQQSGVDVTLITDSMAAHTIGAKGIEAIIVGADRIVANGDTANKIGTLNLALLAAAYQIPFYVAAPSSTFDLTIENGKEIPIEERPSDEITHVAGKQVAPLNTKVFNPAFDVTPGKYITAIITEKGIIYPEYNKNIPALLGTEKGERS; from the coding sequence ATGAGTATTCCGTTATCGATAGAGTGGACCAATAAGAAACTTAGAATTATAAATCAGCAGAAATTACCTCTTGAAGTGGACTATTTAACACTAGAAACAATAGAAGATGTGTACGATGCAATTGTTACTTTAAAAGTACGAGGGGCTCCTGCTATTGGTATTACAGCTGCATATGGCTTAGCTAGAGCTGCTCAGCATTACGAAACAAATACATTAGAAGAGTTCTATCAGCATTTGGAAAAGGATGCCTTGTATTTAGGGGAATCAAGACCAACAGCCGTCAATTTAGTTTGGGCGTTAGATCGTTTGCAAAGAGTAGCTAAAGATGCTGCAACTATTCAAGAAGCGAAGGAACTGTTGTTAGAGGAAGCTATCGTCATTCATAAGGAAGACGAAGCATCATGCAGAAATATTGGTGAATTTGCCCTCTCCTTACTTGAAAATCAGACGAAAGTTATGACTATATGCAATGCAGGATCTATTGCAACTGCAAAATATGGAACTGCGTTAGCCCCTTTCCATCTTGGAAGCGAACGAGGAAAACGGTTTGAAGTATTCGCTTGTGAAACTAGACCAGTGTTTCAAGGTTCACGACTGACTGTTTGGGAACTTCAGCAATCAGGTGTTGACGTTACGCTGATAACAGACAGTATGGCCGCACATACAATCGGTGCAAAAGGAATTGAAGCAATTATTGTTGGAGCAGACCGAATAGTTGCAAACGGTGATACTGCTAATAAAATTGGAACTCTTAACCTGGCATTATTAGCGGCTGCATATCAAATTCCGTTTTATGTGGCTGCACCGTCTTCCACTTTTGATTTAACTATTGAAAATGGAAAAGAAATACCGATTGAAGAACGTCCATCAGATGAAATAACACATGTTGCAGGAAAGCAAGTAGCCCCATTAAATACAAAAGTATTTAATCCTGCATTTGATGTCACACCTGGCAAATACATTACAGCAATCATTACCGAAAAAGGAATCATCTACCCGGAATACAATAAAAATATTCCCGCTTTATTGGGAACAGAAAAAGGAGAAAGATCATGA
- the mtnK gene encoding S-methyl-5-thioribose kinase — translation MMITTKKQYESLTEERAILYAKELNFFPKEAELNCREIGDGNLNYVFHIKECNGEKSLIIKQALPYAKVIGESWPLTLKRAVIEANALKKHGEFATGLVPTVYASDEELAITVMEDLSHLKIAREGLIHYESYPKLSKDIGEYLAQTLFHTSDLALHPFEKKRLVSEFSNPELCKITEDLIFTDPFFDHDTNDYELSLREEVEAIWNNGPLKLEVAKLKKSFLTEAEALLHGDLHTGSIFASETETKVIDPEFAFYGPMGFDVGLFLANMMVQSITREAEERIVILDHIEQTWEVFSSNFSTLWKSKGIESYKDTEGFEEYVLDKIFTDTLGFAGCELIRRTIGLAHVKDLDGIADDEKRILFKKQALLIGEALILKRNEIKSIHAVIALLEELHK, via the coding sequence ATGATGATAACTACAAAAAAACAATATGAATCATTAACAGAAGAGCGTGCAATTTTATATGCGAAAGAACTGAATTTCTTTCCAAAGGAAGCGGAATTAAATTGTCGCGAAATTGGTGATGGTAACCTAAATTATGTGTTTCACATAAAGGAATGTAATGGAGAGAAAAGTCTCATTATCAAACAGGCTTTACCATATGCAAAAGTGATTGGAGAAAGCTGGCCACTAACGTTAAAACGTGCCGTAATTGAAGCTAATGCATTAAAAAAACACGGTGAATTTGCGACTGGATTGGTTCCGACTGTATACGCGAGCGACGAGGAACTTGCAATTACGGTTATGGAGGATTTATCCCATTTAAAAATTGCACGCGAAGGATTAATTCATTATGAATCTTATCCGAAGCTATCAAAGGATATTGGGGAGTATCTTGCTCAAACCCTTTTCCATACATCTGATCTTGCATTACACCCGTTTGAAAAAAAACGACTAGTGTCTGAGTTTTCTAATCCAGAGCTATGTAAAATTACAGAAGATCTTATTTTCACGGATCCATTTTTTGATCACGATACAAATGACTATGAACTTTCGTTGAGAGAAGAAGTGGAAGCTATTTGGAATAATGGGCCATTAAAACTGGAAGTCGCGAAATTGAAAAAAAGTTTCTTGACGGAAGCGGAAGCATTACTTCATGGAGATTTGCATACAGGAAGTATCTTTGCTAGCGAAACAGAAACGAAAGTGATAGACCCAGAGTTTGCTTTTTATGGACCTATGGGATTCGATGTTGGATTATTTTTAGCAAATATGATGGTGCAATCCATTACAAGAGAAGCGGAAGAGCGAATTGTGATTCTCGATCATATCGAACAAACGTGGGAAGTGTTTTCATCCAACTTTTCTACACTATGGAAATCAAAAGGTATTGAATCCTATAAAGATACTGAGGGATTTGAAGAGTACGTATTGGATAAAATTTTCACCGATACACTAGGTTTTGCTGGTTGTGAATTAATTCGGCGTACAATCGGGTTAGCACATGTGAAGGATTTGGATGGGATTGCAGATGACGAAAAACGAATCCTTTTCAAAAAACAGGCTTTACTAATAGGGGAAGCACTCATATTAAAACGCAATGAAATTAAATCTATTCATGCAGTAATTGCATTACTGGAGGAGTTACACAAATGA